AAGAGCAGCTGAAATAGCTGTGGATGCAGTGAAAAATTTTCCGGCTAAATTTGTGGAAGAAGTTACTTTCGTGTGTTTTGATGAAGAGAATTTTGAAATTTATAAGCGGCGATTGGAATAGAATATTTTTTATTTACTTCCCATTAATTTCTTCCATAAACGCTTTGCGGTAAGTTTCACCGATAGGGATTTCGTGCTTTCCGATGATAATGCGGTTTTTTTCTACCCGGACAATCTTATCGCGATTCACGATAAACGACCGATGTACGCGAATAAACCGTGTAGCTGGCAATTCATCTTCCATCGATTTCATACTCATGAGCGTAAGGATGGGCTTGGGATCTTTACCGGTGAAAATTTTAATATAATCTTTCAACCCCTCAACCAATAGGATGTCATCAAAAAGGACATGCACCAGCTTATAGTCGGAGCGGACGAAAATTCCCGAAACTTCAGATTCTCCCTTCTCCTCCGAAGCGGCTTTCATTTCAAACCATTCCAATGCCTTTTTCGAAGCACTTAAAAATTCGGAGTATGAGAAAGGTTTCAGTAGATAATCCAAAGCATTGACCTTGTACCCATCCAGAGCATATTCGCTGAAAGCGGTAGTGAAAATAATACGAGTGTTTTTATCCAGGAACCGCGCAAATTCCATGCCGTTCACTTCAGGCATTTGAATGTCGAGAAAAATCACATCTATGCGCTCGTTGGGCATATTGTTCATCGCCTGTATGGCACTGGAGTATTTGCCGGTCGAGTTTAAAAAAGGTGTTTTCTGCACATAAGAATCAAGTAATTCCAATGCCAGAGGCTCATCGTCAACTATCCAGCAATTCAGTTTCATAACGTTATTAATTTTCTTTCGTATTGATGATCAAAGTGGTGGAGTAGGTGTCTCCGGTAACTTCGGAATCCCATTGATACCGCCCTGGATAAGCCATTTCCAACCGTTTTTTAACGAGCCCTA
This portion of the Petrimonas sulfuriphila genome encodes:
- a CDS encoding response regulator transcription factor, whose translation is MKLNCWIVDDEPLALELLDSYVQKTPFLNSTGKYSSAIQAMNNMPNERIDVIFLDIQMPEVNGMEFARFLDKNTRIIFTTAFSEYALDGYKVNALDYLLKPFSYSEFLSASKKALEWFEMKAASEEKGESEVSGIFVRSDYKLVHVLFDDILLVEGLKDYIKIFTGKDPKPILTLMSMKSMEDELPATRFIRVHRSFIVNRDKIVRVEKNRIIIGKHEIPIGETYRKAFMEEINGK